The following are encoded together in the Drosophila sechellia strain sech25 chromosome 3R, ASM438219v1, whole genome shotgun sequence genome:
- the LOC6614216 gene encoding uncharacterized protein LOC6614216, with protein sequence MPPCTLRQRGMAYIPRRDKNREKDVLAPKPVHPRSLRFHGFFGMSYVHQHVMVDERWTPNSLTEQFKGMTDLLTRRLVFKNHESKANRQRYFRENKRLKLQCRDGRTKLQNILINDNTHKIRNFLINHKPLQRLYQKMPIHLVVDNINQRTFVMRKERDRLEFRLDQLKQHYKEQLLRRALLQNRIKYQNEFILDEELKSRVFLKKIENSNVRLKAIKTINNTYKKMIQVLVHDEIFYEPILRSLSSDMDDQSNFIKHILFLGMPAIAKFKELNDEFRNMEEKSRKNLQHKLQMLSALKKPAGTSIVNFNKPKEAAPTTNLKRYVRETQSMMILKLELKAVEKTIKEVKFVTLCSQAKEIYPRMKSQVDNNDKLHRMIVNDMLAHEMLETKMKCASVLKGVLINNLSEEEINRLERIKDLKKTLQNDIQFEQDTLQHLKNRADAYVLLRVSIWNLLEILRHIDRQPKLLRAQYPNSYLKLPLLKFEMLNMRAAAPEIFEENIDNIMHMVKRKIYKLMKAYAVELKPATIKRNVEEYHADFLASLDMYEPVDNEEQAPNAPEDDILQENKTMANVPNRKQIKAQSAKLVEELAKRDEM encoded by the exons ATGCCGCCGTGTACTTTGCGCCAGAGAGGCATGGCCTATATACCACGTCGGGACAAGAACCGGGAGAAGGATGTCCTGGCCCCCAAGCCCGTGCATCCGCGCTCCTTGAGATTTCATGGATTCTTTGGCATGTCGTACGTGCATCAGCATGTGATGGTTGATGAGCGATGGACCCCCAATTCCCTAACCGAGCAGTTCAAGGGAATGACCGACTTGTTGA CGCGTCGTTTGGTGTTCAAGAACCATGAGTCGAAGGCCAATCGCCAGCGGTACTTTCGAGAGAACAAGCGCTTAAAGTTGCAATGCCGCGATGGTCGCACAAAATTGCAGAATATCCTGATCAATGACAATACCCATAAGATCCGTAACTTTCTCATCAACCATAAGCCGCTGCAGAGACTGTACCAGAAGATGCCAATTCACTTGGTCGTGGACAACATCAATCAGCGAACTTTTGTGATGAGAAAGGAGCGGGATCGTTTGGAGTTTCGCTTGGATCAGTTGAAGCAGCATTACAAGGAACAGCTG CTGCGTAGAGCACTTTTGCAGAATCGCATCAAGTACCAGAACGAATTTATTCTCGACGAGGAGCTGAAGTCACGAGTTTTTCTAAAGAAGATTGAAAATTCGAATGTGCGCCTAAAGGCGATCAAGACGATCAACAATACCTATAAAAAGATGATACAGGTGCTCGTTCATGACGAGATCTTCTATGAACCCATCTTGCGCTCCCTGAGCAGTGACATGGATGATCAATCAAACTTCATCAAACATATCCTCTTTCTGGGCATGCCGGCGATCGCGAAGTTCAAGGAGTTGAACGATGAGTTCCGAAACATGGAGGAGAAATCCCGGAAAAACCTGCAGCATAAATTGCAAATGCTGTCCGCTTTGAAGAAGCCGGCAGGTACATCGATTGTTAATTTCAACAAGCCCAAGGAGGCGGCTCCTACGACGAATCTGAAGCGATATGTTCGGGAAACTCAGAGCATGATGATCCTAAAACTGGAGCTAAAGGCTGTGGAAAAGACAATCAAGGAGGTGAAGTTTGTAACACTCTGTTCGCAGGCCAAGGAAATTTATCCACG AATGAAGAGCCAGGTGGACAACAATGATAAGCTGCATCGTATGATTGTCAATGACATGTTGGCTCATGAAATGCTGGAAACCAAAATGAAGTGCGCCAGTGTCTTGAAAGGAGTGCTGATCAACAATCTCTCAGAGGAAGAGATTAA TCGCTTGGAGCGCATTAAGGACCTAAAGAAAACGCTTCAGAATGACATCCAATTCGAACAAGATACTTTGCAACATCTTAAGAACAGAGCTGATGCATATGTTTTGTTAAG AGTAAGCATTTGGAATCTTTTGGAGATCCTGCGTCACATTGATCGCCAGCCCAAATTACTGCGTGCCCAGTATCCCAACTCGTACTTGAAGCTCCCGTTGCTTAAATTCGAAATGCTGAACATGAGGGCCGCTGCCCCAGAGATTTTCGAGGAGAATA TTGATAACATAATGCATATGGTGAAGCGTAAGATCTACAAGCTGATGAAGGCCTATGCAGTTGAGCTCAAACCGGCGACCATCAAACGAAATGTCGAGGAATACCATGCCGACTTCCTGGCCAGCCTAGATATGTACGAGCCCGTGGACAATGAAGAGCAGGCTCCAAATGCTCCCGAGGATGACATCCTGCAGGAGAACAAGACCATGGCCAATGTGCCCaaccgaaaacaaatcaagGCCCAAAGTGCCAAGCTTGTGGAGGAGCTAGCCAAGCGGGATGAAATGTAA